A window of Trichoderma atroviride chromosome 3, complete sequence contains these coding sequences:
- a CDS encoding uncharacterized protein (EggNog:ENOG41): MDTPAVPLPQDAREQAILDSLVVVRDKLLLLKQDRTTYIRSQDILPLYDETITRVKELNEIRTETGSKEENRLDKVLESCFQLLSLFYLTIGRNNEIPANYALTSTIKRLLDHLTEADLYSAKDLGSIKATLANLSLSISQAKSRDNKAENYPYLLELLSKRVEKCQATLENLQKRLGRIGEPLLATHEKLISIIRCISLANTKAKFSSNEVQKFRKQLLDIGEKRKDGQFVAEDGSVPPRLCGDWRALPTQGVMPEPFRPTYNTLVGIRNELEKLSLTQAWALRETDLYDFQRQLDKIDESRQNGNFYDDRGRPADLYTQRTMLYLTRRSYAYIYSFILASEPVSEALLPIYNQLQTLKRCLVEVRDSGGVSSVRELYPYSMKLNSLDNLRVDGKFVVNGDIPEGQGSVSELLAECFDLSYDLRVAAEEATAASVDGN, from the exons ATGGATACCCCCGCTGTACCTCTGCCGCAAGATGCTCGGGAACAGGCGATCCTGGACAGTCTTGTTGTCGTCCGCGACAAGCTCCTACTCCTGAAGCAGGACCGTACCACATATATTCGAAGCCAAGACATACTCCCGCTCTATGACGAGACAATCACAAGGGTAAAAGAGCTCAACGAGATCCGTACTGAGACGGGGAGCAAGGAAGAAAATCGAC TTGACAAAGTCTTGGAGAGCTGCTTCCAACTGCTGTCCCTATTCTACCTTACTATCGGACGCAACAACGAGATCCCCGCAAACTACGCATTAACATCAACCATCAAGAGACTGCTTGACCACTTGACCGAGGCCGATCTTTATTCAGCCAAGGATCTCGGGAGCATCAAGGCGACGCTGGCAAACCTTTCTCTAAGCATAAGCCAGGCAAAGTCCCGCGACAACAAGGCTGAGAATTACCCATATCTCCTCGAGCTCCTATCAAAGCGAGTGGAGAAGTGCCAGGCTACATTAGAGAACCTCCAAAAGCGATTAGGACGCATCGGAGAGCCTCTGCTTGCAACGCATGAGAAGCTGATTTCTATCATACGATGCATTTCATTGGCAAATACAAAGGCCAAG TTCTCGAGCAACGAAGTTCAAAAGTTTCGAAAGCAACTACTCGATATCGGAGAGAAGCGTAAAGATGGCCAGTTTGTCGCCGAAGATGGATCTGTCCCCCCCCGGCTCTGTGGAGACTGGAGAGCTCTACCAAC ACAAGGAGTCATGCCAGAGCCATTCCGCCCAACCTACAACACCCTGGTTGGTATTCGcaacgagctggagaagctatCATTGACACAAGCCTGGGCTCTGCGCGAGACAGATTTATATGACTTCCAACGCCAGCTGGACAAGATTGACGAAAGCCGACAAAACGGAAACTTTTATGATGACAGAGGCAGACCAGCCGATCTGTACACGCAGCGAACGATGCTGTATTTGACGAGACGAAGCTACGCCTACATTTACTCTTTCATCTTAGCCTCAGAGCCGGTTTCTGAGGCACTTCTGCCCATCTATAACCAGCTCCAAACTCTCAAGAGATGTCTCGTTGAAGTCAGGGACAGTGGCGGCGTCTCTTCAGTCAGAGAGCTGTATCCTTACAGCATGAAG CTCAACTCTCTCGATAACCTCAGAGTGGACGGCAAGTTTGTTGTTAATGGCGATATTCCCGAAGGTCAAGGTAGTGTTAGTGAGCTCCTTGCTGAGTGTTTCGACCTCAGCTACGATTTGAGAGTcgcagcagaagaggcaaCAGCGGCTTCTGTTGATGGCAATTAA
- a CDS encoding ribosomal protein P1, with protein MSTAELASSYAALILADDGVEITADKLQTLITAAKVEVEPIWTSIFAKALEGKDIKDLLVNVGSGGGAAAAPGAAAAAGGAAAEAAPEEEKVEEKEESDEDMGFGLFD; from the exons ATGTCTACCGCCGAGCTCGCTTCTTCCTACGCGGCCCTGATCCTCGCCGACGATGGCGTTGAGATCACC GCCGACAAGCTTCAGACCCTGatcaccgccgccaaggtcGAGGTTGAGCCCATCTGGACCTCCATCTTCGCCAAG GCTCTGGAGGGCAAGGACATCAAGGACCTCCTGGTCAACGTCGGCTCTGGtggcggtgctgctgccgctcctggtgctgccgctgccgctggcggTGCCGCCGCTGAGGCCGCTcccgaggaggagaaggttGAGG AGAAGGAGGAGTCCGACGAGGATATGGGTTTCGGTCTTTTCGACTAA